The [Clostridium] scindens ATCC 35704 nucleotide sequence GACCATCAGGAAGCATTGCTTCCGGAATTCAGAAGAATATGCGCATCCATTGAGGAAGGCGTAACGGTGACGCCAAGGGATTATACGCCTGTAAAAAAGCAGGAAAAGACCAGCGTTATCCAGGATAAGAAGGCGGATATCCTGGCCATAGCCGTGGGGGCTGTGATGTTTGTGGCAGGAGAAGTGATAGAGCATCTTTATCCGGCATCCTTGATCAGTGCAATACTGTTTATAGCGGCATACGTGATCCTGGGCCTTGGCATTATCTGGACGGCAGTTAAGAATCTCGCAAAGGGGCACGTGTTTGATGAGAACTTCCTAATGAGCGTGGCAACGCTGGCGGCATTCGCCATCGGTGACTTTGCGGAAGCGGTAGGCGTTATGCTGTTCTACCGGGTTGGAGAACTGTTTGAAGATATTGCGGTAAGCCGCAGCAGATCCCAGATCATGGAAGCGGTTGATCTGAGACCTGAAGTTGTAAACATTGTCCATGGAGACGAAGCAGAGAGCATCCCGGCCCAGGATGCAAAGGTGGGGGATATTATCCTGATCCGTCCGGGCGACCGGATTCCATTAGACGGCGTCATCGTTGAAGGAAGAAGCCAGATCGATACCTCGCCGGTTACCGGGGAGCCGGTTCCGGTAAACGTATATCCGGGAACTGAAGTCTACTCCGGCTGCGTAAATGACCAGGGGGTTCTGAAGATGGAGGTAAAAAAGCCTCTCAGCGAGTCTATGGTCACCCGAATATTGGATTCCGTAGAAAATGCGGCTGCCAGCAAGCCGAAGATCGACCGCTTCATTACCAAGTTCGCCAGGATCTATACTCCGGTGGTCGTAGCGGTCGCAGTTGCTACGGCAGTCATCCCTTCGCTGGTTACCGGCGAGTGGAATCACTGGATCTATACGGCGATTACGTTCCTGGTAATCAGTTGTCCATGCGCTCTGGTACTCAGCGTTCCTCTGGCCTTCTTCTCGGGAATCGGCGCAGGCTCTAAGAGGGGAATTCTCTTTAAAGGGGGAGTAGCCATTGAAGCGCTTAAGGATGTAAAGGCTATCGTTATGGATAAGACGGGAACCATAACGAAGGGAAACTTTGTCGTACAGCAGGTGGTTTCCTTGAAAAAATTGACGCAGAAGCAGATTCTCACAATAGCTGCGGACTGCGAACTTAGTTCGACGCACCCCATCGGTACCAGCATCGTGTCGGCGGCAAGGGAGAAGAACCTGGAACTTTCCAGTCCGAAAGAAGCAGAGGAAATCTCGGGCAAGGGGATTCGCGCCGTGTTCCCGGAAGGAACCGTGCTGTGCGGTAGCAAGGGGCTTCTGGAAAAATACGGAGTGGATGTCAGCGAATATAAGTCGGACCTGTATGGCACAGAAGTGCTGGTAGCGGTAGATGGCGAATTGGAAGGCTATCTGGTGGTCGCAGATGTAATCAAGCCGGAAGCAGGGGCATCCGTGAAGCGTATGAAGTCGCAGAATCTGATTACGGCTATGCTGACAGGAGATGCCAGGGACAATGCCATGGCAGTTGCAAAAGAGACCGGGATTGACGAAGTCCATGCCCAGCTCCTGCCGGAAGATAAATTAAGCCATTTAAAGCAGATCCGTAAGGAACATGGCTCCGTCATGTTCGTAGGCGATGGCATCAACGATGCGCCGGTTCTTGCAGGGGCAGATGTAGGCGCTGCCATGGGGAACGGGGCGGATGCCGCGATCGAGGCGGCGGATGTGGTATTCATGACATCCTCGGTGGATGCCATACCGGAAGCGGTTTCCATTGCAAGGAAGACCGGGAAAATCGCCATGCAGAATGTAGTATTCGCGCTGGCCATCAAATTCCTTATCATGATTCTTGGATTCACAGGCTATGCCAATATGTGGATGGCGGTATTTGCCGACACAGGCGTTGCAATGCTTTGCGTACTGAATTCAATCCGGATACTGTACGCCAGTCAAAAAAGTGGCAATGCATAAGAAATAGTTACGAAAATATTAATTTTAATTCATTTAATGCCAAATGGTTGAAATAACAATCACCATTTGGCATAATTAATAAATGAGTGAATATTTATACCTATTGGATCATACCGCGATAGGGCTTATAATGTTGAAAGGAAGGAATGTATGAAGAAGACAGAAGTAGAGTGCTGCGATATTACATGCATTCATGATGATAAAGTCCGTACAGTCCGGCAGAGGATGCCGGAGGAAGAACGGTTAAAAGAACTGGCGGATTTTTACAAAGTGTTTGCGGATGCTACCAGAATCAAGATTTTGTGGATTCTGCTGGAATCAGAGATGTGCGTCTGCGACCTGGCAGAGATTCTGGGGATGACCCAGTCGGCCATCTCGCATCAGCTTAGAGTCTTAAAGCAGATGAAGCTGGTAAAGAATAGAAGAGACGGGAAGACAGTATACTATTCATTGGCCGATGGCCATATCCAGACGATAATCAGTCAGGGAATGGAGCATATCGCGGAATAGTTTTCATATAGTTATCAAAAAGGACAATATTATGACCGAGGAATTGAAGAAAAGGTGTATCATTTATGCGGTGGGGGTGTTTGTGTACGTATGCGGGATAGCGGTGACCATCCAGTATACGATGACCGACCGGGCAAAGTTCATATGGTTTCTGGCGGCATACCTGATTGTAGGCTTTGATGCCTTTAAGGTGCTGGAAGAGAAGCTGGCGCAGAAGAAGTTCCTGACAGAGTATACGCTGATTATACTTGCTACGATTGGGGCTTTTGGCGTGGCAAGATATGTAGAGGGCGTACTTGTTATGCTCTTATTTGAATTGGGAATGATGTTTGAAGCCTATTCCACGGACAGCGCCAAGCGTTCCATCAAGGAATTGATCGATATCCGGCCGGAATACGCGACACGCAAGGTACACGGGAAAGAATTCAAGGTGGATCCTTCCGCGCTGAAACTAGGCCATATTATTGTAATCAAGCCGGGAGAACGCATCCCTGTGGATGCGGTTGTCGTCTCCGGAACAACAAGCATCGATACAAAGGCTTTGACAGGAGAAGCCATGCCTCAGTCCGCATGGCCGGGAGACCGGATATATAGCGGATGCATCAACCTCAACGGGGTGATCGAGGCAAAGGTCACGGCGCTGTATGTTGACTCTACCGTAACCAAGATTATGGAGATGGTAGAAGAGGCCCAGGAGAAAAGAGCGGAAAGCGAAGATTTTATTACAAGGTTCTCAAGAATCTATACGCCGGCAATGCTGGTGTGCGCCTTGCTGGTCATGATCTATCCGCCCCTTACATTTTCCTATGGGAATTGGGATACCTGGATCTACAGAGGATTGATCTTCCTCGTAGTGGCGTGCCCCTGCGGGCTGGTCATGTCCATTCCGATTGCTTTCCTTGGCGGCATTGCGTCAGCAGCCAGACAGGGGATCGTAATCAAGGGCGGCAACTATCTGGAGGACCTTTCCAAGGCAGATACCTTCGTGTTTGACAAGACAGGAACGCTGACGGAGGGCATATTCAAGGTGAAGGAAGTAAAGGCAGTGGGGATGGACAATGACGAGCTGCTTCGCATAGCGTCCCATGTGGAGAGTTATTCTAACCACCCGATCGCCCAGTCCCTGTCAGAAGCCTATGGAAAAGAGATCAATAAGAGCAAGGTATACCGGATGCGCGAGATGCCGGGATATGGCGTCAATGCGACCTTTGAGGGAGAGCGCGTCTATGTGGGAAATAAGCGGCTGATGGATCGTCAGAAGGTTCTCTGCGATGAAGTAAGCCGGAATGGAACCGTCGTCTATGTTGCGATTGGCAAGAAATATGCCGGATATATCGTCATTGCGGATTCTGTCAAGGAAGATGCAAAGACGACGCTTCAATACTTGAAGGAAAAGTGCAAGGCAGTACTGGTAATGCTTACCGGAGATACCAAGAGCAGCAGCCTGGAAGTAGCCAGGAGGCTGAAGATAGACTATGCGTATGCGGAACTGATGCCAGAGGATAAATTAGAACAGCTGGAGGACTTTTTGGACCTTCAGGATTCTACCGAACGTCTGGTATGTGTCGGGGATGGAATCAATGATGCGCCGGTCCTTGCAAGAGCTGACGTGGGGATTGCCATGGGCGCGCTGGGGTCGGCGGCGGCAATTGAGGCGGCTGATATTATATTGATGGAAGATGAATTGCCAAGAATCGTGGACGCGATCAAGATTGCGAAGGAGACCTTAAGAGTAGTCAGCCAGAATATTTCTTTTGCATTGATTGTTAAGGTGCTGATCCTGATACTTGCCACAATTGGCTATTTTGGAATGTGGGAAGCAATTCTGGCTGAAGTCGGCGTAATGTTCGCGGCGATCCTGAATGCCGTCTGGGTTGTCCGTTATACTGTTTAGGAGGATATATGAAGTATATGAAGATAGCCCTGTCTGTGATGGCTGCTGCCATTGTATTGACAGGCTGTGTAAAAAATCCATCTGAAAAAGGAGTAGAATATCTGGAAGATGGAAAATATAAAGAAGCGATCGAACAGTTCCAGGATGCAATCGATTCGGAAGTGAATGCAGGAGATGCATACAGAGGAATCGGAATTGCAAAATGGGAGCAGGAAGACTATGAGGGAGCAAAAGAAGCGTTTCAGAACGCGCTTGACAATGGTGCCAAGAAGACTGGCACCATCTATAATTTTATGGGAAACTGCGATATGAAGCTCTCCAGGCCGGAATCTGCCCTTAACTATTTCCGCCTTGGCATCGGCCAGGAGGATAGCAGCGAGGAACTCAAAAAAGAGATGCACTTTAACATGATCGTAGCATATGAACAGATGAAGGATTGGGAAAGTGCGAAGGCCAAACTAAAGGAATACCTGGCAGAGTATCCGGACGATGAAGCAGCAAAAAAAGAATTGGAATTTCTGGAGACAAGATAATATATGGGAAATATGATTGATTTGGAAAAAGAGACCGAACGGGTCATCCTGGTAGGCGTCAGCGTGACGGATGAGGATGACACCCAGAAGTCGTTAGAGGAATTGAAGGATCTGGCTTCCACTGCCGGGGCGGCTACCGTGGGCGTGGTGATTCAAAACCGGGAGCAGGTTCATCCGGGCACCTATGTAGGCAAGGGAAAGATAGAAGAGATCAAAGGTCTGATGTGGGAACTGGAAGCGACCGGGATTATCTGTGATGATGAACTATCCCCGGCGCAGATGAAGAACCTTCAGGATGAGCTTGACGCAAAGGTGATGGATCGGACGCTGGTCATACTCGATATATTTGCGTCCCGGGCTTCTACCAGCGAAGGTAAGATTCAGGTAGAACTAGCCCAGTTAAAATACCGCCAATCCAGGCTTACCGGTTTTGGCACGGCGCTTTCCAGGCTGGGAGGCGGCATAGGTACCAGAGGGCCGGGAGAGAAGAAGCTGGAGATGGATCGGAGGCTGATCAAGGGGCGGATCGCCCAGCTGAACCGGGAATTGAGAGACGTGAAGCGTCACCGGGAGGTCACAAGAGAGCAGAGAAGCCGCAACCGGATTCCGGTGGCGGCCATCGTAGGATATACCAATGCAGGAAAGTCCACGCTTCTTAACACGCTGACAGGGGCAGGAATCCTGGCAGAGGACAAGCTGTTTGCAACCCTTGACCCAACCACCAGGGAATTGAAGCTTCCCAGCGGACAGGAGATACTGCTTACGGATACGGTAGGATTTATCCGCAAGCTGCCACATCATCTGATAGAGGCTTTTCGAAGCACGCTGGAAGAAGCCAGGTATGCGGATATCATTCTACATGTAGTAGATGCGGCCAATCCCCAGATGGACGAGCAGATGTATATCGTATATGAGACGCTTCAGAATCTTGGAGTGACGGATAAGCCGATTGTTACCATATTCAACAAGCAGGACAAGGCACAGGACGATGTCATCATCCGGGACTTTCATGCAGATTATACGGTCAAGATCTCCGCAAAGACAAGGGAAGGGATACCGGAACTTCTCAAGACTATTGAGGCAGTGCTCAGACAGCAGAAGGTTGCCATTGAGAATCTCTATCCTTATCAGGATGCGGCAAAGATACAGATGATCCGAAGATTCGGGGAACTGCAGGAAGAAGAATACCGGGAGGACGGCATCTTTGTCAGGGCTTATGTACCTGTGGATATCTATGAAAAAGTCAAGGTTTCCCGGGGGGATTCGCCGAAAAGCGCCTTATAAGAGCGGGAGAATGTGGAGTAATCCTTGAATCCGCAGTCAAAACAGGCCTGCGTGCTAGGCACGCCGGATAATATCAAGTCTTTTGCTAGCAGGAGCCGCTTCTGGGAGATATAGCGTCCCATAGTATAGCCGGTCTCCTGCTTGAATAGTCTCATCATATAATATTTGCTGATGTAGAAGGTGTCCGCCAGATGGTCTATGCTCAGATCCCTGCCAAGATTCTCGTTGATATAGCGCAGGATATCCAGAACCTTCACGTTGCAGTTGTCGGTATCAATGAATTCCAGCCGGTTCTTTCTCGCGGCGCGGTTCAGATGTATCATGAATTCCAGGAATAGGACCTGGCGGTATAATCCGGCTGCATATCCATCGTCGGAAAAGGATTTTTCCAACTGGGTGATGAAGCGGAACAGAGAACTTCTCTCCAGGGATGGGATGCGAAGAACGTTGGAATGCTCTTCTTCGGCTTTCTGAAAGCAGTAGCTAAGATCATAGGAATCCGTCTGATAGGCATTGATGAAATTGGGCGATATATATACGATGATCCGTTCATATACGGTAGAATTATCTACAATCAGGCGGTGGATGTCATTGTGCTTTACCAGCACGATATCATAAGGGATGAGTTCATATGATTTTCCTTCCACCATGTAATTGACATTTCCTTTGATAAATATGGTGATCTTGTCAAAGTCGTGATAATGGTATTCCACCTCCCGGGTCTCCTGATCCGTAAGGTGGAACAGCCGGAATTCGCTATTTAAGTATCCTTTTTTTACATATTGTTCCATAAGGGCGCCTCCTTCTTAGAGTTTATCTTATAGCAAGAGAGCATTATTTGCAATATACTAAGCACGATTTGTGTTGAAATGGGAAATAATGCCTGATATGATAGAGATATAATAACGGGGAACAATAAGGACAATCCCAATGGAAAGACGGAGGTATGTTATGAAGGTTGTGTTGGAACGTTATCATGGGCTGGGAAATGATTATGTTGTATTTGACCCTAATAAGAATGAACTGGAACTTACATCGGAAAATGTAAGAATGATCTGTGACCGTAATGAAGGACTTGGCTCAGACGGCGTGCTGGAAGGACCAATCCTGAAAGAAGATGGAATGTATGTAAAAGTCTGGAATCCGGATGGAAGCGAGTCAGAGACCAGCGGAAACGGAGTCAGGATCTTCGCGAAATATCTCAAGGACGCAAGTTACGTACAGAAGAAAAATTTTAAACTCTATACAGGCAACGGACCTGTGGAAATTACATTCCTGAATGAAGACGGCAGCCGCCTTCGCGTATCCATGGGAAAACTGTCTTTCTGGAGCGACGATATTCCGGTTACAGGAGAGCGCCGGGAAGTCATCAATGAAGATATGGTATTTGGAAGAACCTTGTATCCGGTTACTTGCGTATCCATCGGCAACCCGCACTGCGTTATCCCGATGCGGGAGATCTCGAAGCCGCTGGTATGCAAGATTGGCGATTACGCAGAACTAGCAAGATACTTCCCCAAACGGATCAATACACAGATTATGAAGGTGATTGATAAAGAGCATGTGGCAATCGAGATCTATGAAAGAGGCGCAGGCTATACGCTGGCTTCAGGAACCGGCGCATGCGCCGCCGCCGGAGTAGCCTATAAGCTGGGAATGACCAACAACAAGGTCATAGTACAGATGCCGGGCGGCGAGCTTCAGGTCGAGATTGAAGAGGACTGGAACGTATTTATGACAGGCGACGTGTTCTATGTGGCAAAGATTACCCTGAGCAATGAGTTTGTTGAAAAATTAAGAGCGGTATAATATACTAAGGCATAGGGAGGAAAACCTATGCCTTTACAATTTATATTCGGGCCGTCAGGCTCGGGAAAATCATATCACCTATACCATCAGATAATTGACGAATCTAGGATCCATCAGGAGCAGAATTATATCGTCCTTGTGCCGGAGCAGTTTACGATGCAGACGCAGAAGGATCTGGTCAATATGCACCCCTGCCATGGAATCATGAATATTGACGTGTTAAGTTTTGTCAGGCTGTCTTACCGCGTGTTCGAAGAGACGGGCGGAGGGACGCTGCCTGTTCTGGACGATGAAGGCAAGAACCTGATTCTTAGAAAGATTGCCGGAGACTACGAAGGGGAACTCAAGGTTCTGGGGGGAATATGAAGAAGCTTGGGTACGTCAGCGAGGTGAAGTCGGTCATCTCCGAGTTCGCCCAATATGACATTACGGAAGAAGAACTTGAACGCGTCATGGAGACGGCGGGAGAGGAATCCAGGCTATACTACAAACTGAAAGACATCCAGGTGCTTTACAGAGGATTCATGGAGTATCTGGAAAAGAAATATATTACAAAAGAGGAACTGCTGGATGTTCTAAGCCAGATGGTCTGCAAGTCTGACATGCTCAAGAACAGCACGGTAGTGCTGGACGGGTTTACCGGCTTTACACCGGTGCAGAACAGGCTGCTTCTGGAACTTATGATCCATTGCCGCAAGGTTGTGATTACGGTGACCATGGATGACCGGGAAGATCCTTACGTCTATCAGCACCCATACCAACTCTTCGGGCTTGGAAAACATATGGTGACCACGCTGATGCGGCTTGCCAGAGATCATAGAATAGCGGTTGACGAACCGGTCTGCCTGTATGGCAGGCCTCCTTATCGTTTTAAAGATCATGATTCCCTGGCTTTTCTGGAAAGAAACCTGTTCCGCTATCATGGGAAGGGATTCGGAAAAGAGCCGGAGTCGATCGGCATTCATGTGACAAGAAATCCGAAGGAGGAGGCCATGGCCGTGGCAGGAGCAATTCGGGCGCTGGTAAGGAAAGAAGGATATCGTTACCGGGAGATTGGCGTCATCGTAAGCAATATGGACGTGTACGGAGATGATCTGGAGCAAGCCTTTGCCATGTATGAGATTCCGGCTTTTATGGATCATAAGAGAAGCATACTGCTGAATTCCTTTGTCGAGTATATCAGAAGCCTGCTTGACATGGCAGAACAGAATTTTACTTATGAAAGCGTGTTCCGGTTTCTTCGGACCAACCTGGCAGGGTTTAACTTTGATGAAGTGGACAGGTTAGAGAACTATGTCATTGGCCTGGGGATCAAAGGCTATAAAAGGTGGCAGGAGAAATGGGTACGCCGCTTGAAGGGAATGGAAGAAGAGGAATTGGAGGCGTTGAACCACTGCCGCATAATACTGGTAGAGAAGGTAGACGGCCTGCTCTATGTACTGAAGCAGAGAAGCAAGACGGTGCGCGACATTACCATGGCTCTGTATGAATTCATGGTGCGCGAGGATCTGCAGGTGAAACTTGCGGCTTTGGAAGAACGGTTTCAGGCAGAAGGGAAACTGGCGCTTGCAAAAGAATACGCCCAAGTATACAGGATAGTAATAGAACTGTTCGACAAATTCGTAGAACTTCTGGGGGATGAAAAGGTCAGTTTGAATGAATACTGCAAGCTGCTGGATGCCGGCCTGGAAGAAGCGAGAGTAGGCGTAATCCCGCCCAGTGTTGACCAGGTGGTGGCAGGAGACGTGCAGCGGACCAGGCTTAAGGATATCAAGGCGCTGTTCTTCGTGGGAGCCAATGACACATATCTTCCGGGGTCATTGCTTCGAACCGGGCTCCTGTCCGAAAGGGATCGGGAAAAATTTGCCAGGGAGAGGCTTTCTTTGTCGCCGGGAGGCAAGGAACAGGCCTATATCCAGAAGTTTTATCTCTATATGAATCTTACAAAGCCGTCCGAACAGCTGAATATCTATTACAGCAAGGTATCTGCGGACGGCAAGAGCATCCGTCCGTCTTATCTGATACAGGAATTGAGACGGCTATTTCCATTGCTTTCGGTGCAGGATGAGGAAGGCCGCGCGCTTGCGCTGCGGGAGATTACGGAGAAGATGGGAATTGGCTATCTGATTCGCGGTTTTCAGGGAAATGGGGAAGGCATGGACGCAGCATGGAAAGAACTCTATACCTGGTACAAGAAGAGCCCTAAGTGGCAGAGCAAGGTGGAGAGCCTGATAAAAGCCGGGTATTACCGCCGGCCTATGGATGGATTGACAGAGGCCGTTGCCAAAAGGCTTTATGGGGAAGAATTTGAAGACAGTATTACCAGAATGGAAAGGTTCCAGACTTGCGCGTTTGCCCACTTCCTGACCTATGGGCTGAATCTTCAGGAAAGGCAGGAGTATGATTTCCAGGCGGTGGATATGGGAAATGTGTGCCATAACGCGCTTGAGCGCTTTTCCCGGAAGGTTGAAAAAGAAGGCTGCGGCTGGGTTGGATTAAAAGAGGAGAAGCGGGCTTCCTTCATTGACGAAAGCGTGGAAGAGGCGATCACGGACTATGGCAATTCGGTATTGTATAGTTCCGCAAGGAATGAATATATGATCGTGCGCATGAAGCGCATGCTGGAGCGTACGGTGTGGGCGCTTACCAAGCAGCTGTCTGCCGGGGACTTCCAGCCTTCTGCCTATGAATTCCGGTTTGCGAACGGCAAGATCGACCGGATTGATACCTGCGAGGATGGGGATAAGGTCTATGTAAAGGTGCTGGATTACAAGACCGGAAGCAAGGCGTTCGATGTGGTGGCCCTGTATCATGGACTCCAGCTGCAGTTGATGGTGTATATGGAAGCGGCGGTAAAAGCGGAGCAGAAAAAGCATAAGGAGCAGGAAGTCGTTCCGGCTGGCGTGTTCTATTACCGGATCCAGGATCCGCTTGTTGACAAGCAGGAAGAGGCAGCGGTGGAAGAGGCGCTATTGAAGGAATTGAAGCCGGATGGAATGATTAATCTCAAAGATGAGGTGCTTCAGCATCTGGAACACCGGACGGAAGGGGAATCCCTGGCAGTTCCGGTGAAGTTTAACAAGAACGGAAGCCTGGCAAAGAGTTCCAAGGCCGTGCCGGAGGAAGAATTCCAGATCATGATGCGGCATGCGGCAAGAAAAGTAGAAGAAACCCGCCAGAGCATCTTAAGAGGAGAGACGAAGGCCTCGCCATACAGAAGAGGCCAGGAGACCGGCTGTGATTACTGCAAGTACCGGCACGTATGCGGATTTGATGTGAAGGTTCCGGGATATGCTTACCGGGATATCGGAAAGATGAGCAAAGAAGAAGCGATCGCGGCTATGAACCAGGCCGCGTCTGGCTCGACAGTAAACGGCAAGAATGCAGATAGAAAGAGTGCAGATAAAAAGAATGCAGATGGCAGGGAAGCCGCTTCGAAAGGAGAAGAATAGGTCATGAAAGTTACGTGGACAAAGGAACAGCAGAAAGTCATAGACCTGAGAAATAGGAATATTCTCGTATCAGCTGCGGCAGGCTCTGGCAAGACGGCCGTCCTGGTGGAACGCATTATTACCATGCTCACGGAGGATGAAAGCCCGGTAGATGTAGATCGGCTGCTGATCGTAACATTTACGGAGGCAGCGGCGGCGGAGATGAAGGAACGTATCCGCAATGCCATTGAGAAGAAACTGGAAGAATACCCGGGTAACGAGCATCTCAAGCAGCAGGCCACTTTGATACACAATGCGCAGATTACGACGATTCACAGTTTCTGCCTGTCGGTGATCCGGGATCATTTTCACGCGATTGACATTGATCCCGGCTTTCGGATTGGAGAGGAAGGCGAACTAAAACTTCTGCGACATGACGTGCTGGAAGATATGCTGGAGGATCGGTACCAGCGGAATGAGCAGAGATTCCTGGACTTCGCTGCTGCTTATGGCGGCGGGAGAAGCGATAAGAAGGTGGAAGAACTAGTGCTGAAAATCTATGAGTATTCCAGGAGTTATCCGGATAGTGAAGGATGGCTGTCCTCCTGCTTGGAGGCCTATAAAGCGGACAGCCTTCTTGAATTGGAGAAAAGCGGCTATATTCTTCTGGTGATGGATAATGTGAGACGGTATCTGGACGACGCCGGAAGGCTTCTTAATAAGGGGCTTGATATCTGCAATGCCCCGGATGGACCTGCGGTCTATGAAGCGGCTCTTAGGAGCGATCTGCGGATAATCGAAGAACTACGGGAAACGCGCTCGTTTACGGAACTTGGAGAAAAGATGAATAGCGTAAAGTGGATGAGGCTTGCAGCCAACCGGGATAAGGCGGTGTCGGAGGAAAAGGCAGCCAAGGTAAAGGCGATCCGGGAGGAGGTAAAGGGGCTGGTCAAAGATCTGGCCGGCCAGTATTTTTGTCAGGACGCGCCGGGAATTCTTGAAGACCTTCAGATCTGCCGTCCTGCGATGGAGGAACTGGCAAGCCTTGTCCGAGAGTTCGCCGAAAGATTCGAAGAAAAGAAGCGCTCCAAAAATATGATTGACTTCTCTGATATGGAACAGTACGCGCTGAGGATTCTTACCGATAAGTCGGACGAAGGATTTGTCCCTTCTGTCATTGCCAGGGAGTACCAGCAGCAGTTCTTAGAAATCATGATTGATGAATATCAGGATAGCAATCTGATACAGGAAGCCATCCTAACCAGCATCTCTACCGTGTCTGAGGGACGTTATAACATATTCATGGTCGGGGATGTAAAGCAGAGCATCTACCGATTCCGCTTATCCAGGCCGGAACTTTTTATGGAGAAATTTAATACTTATGATACGGATGACAGCAAGACGCAGAGAATCGACCTTCATAAGAACTTCCGCAGCCGACGGGAAGTGCTGGAAGGAGTCAACTATATCTTCCGCCAGATCATGACCCGGGAACTGGGGGGCATCGTCTATGACGACCAGGCAGCGCTGTATGTGGGCGCGGATTATAAAGATGGAGAAAATATGGAGACAGAGGTGCTGGTCATTGACAGCAACGTGGATGCATGGGAAGATGAGGCGCAGGCCGTCCGGGGAATTACGGAACGGGAATTGGAGGCCAGGGCGATCGCCGGGCGTATCCGGGAATTAATCCATCACCACCAGGTGACGGACAAGAAGACCGGGGAATTCAGACTGGCGCGCTATTCGGATATTGTCATACTGACCCGCAGCATAAAAGGATTTGCGGATGTATTTACGGAGGTGTTGAGCAAAGAAGGAATTCCAACCTATGCAGGCACCAGAGAAGGATATTTCGCAACCCAGGAGATTGGGGTGATTCTGGATTATCTGCGTGTCCTGGATAACCAGAGGCAGGACATCCCGCTGGCGGCGGTGCTGGCCTCGCCGATCGGCGCTATGACGGAGGAAGAACTGGCGATTATAAGAAGCAGTTATAAAGAACGGCCCTTCTTCCA carries:
- the hflX gene encoding GTPase HflX → MGNMIDLEKETERVILVGVSVTDEDDTQKSLEELKDLASTAGAATVGVVIQNREQVHPGTYVGKGKIEEIKGLMWELEATGIICDDELSPAQMKNLQDELDAKVMDRTLVILDIFASRASTSEGKIQVELAQLKYRQSRLTGFGTALSRLGGGIGTRGPGEKKLEMDRRLIKGRIAQLNRELRDVKRHREVTREQRSRNRIPVAAIVGYTNAGKSTLLNTLTGAGILAEDKLFATLDPTTRELKLPSGQEILLTDTVGFIRKLPHHLIEAFRSTLEEARYADIILHVVDAANPQMDEQMYIVYETLQNLGVTDKPIVTIFNKQDKAQDDVIIRDFHADYTVKISAKTREGIPELLKTIEAVLRQQKVAIENLYPYQDAAKIQMIRRFGELQEEEYREDGIFVRAYVPVDIYEKVKVSRGDSPKSAL
- a CDS encoding heavy metal translocating P-type ATPase, whose translation is MKEVERVPGTPGHEACGCGHEHHHEHGHEEHEHHHHEHEEAASRETVPMPEGVEKRVYILENLGCANCAAKMERMIRELPGVRMATITYATKQLAVAADHQEALLPEFRRICASIEEGVTVTPRDYTPVKKQEKTSVIQDKKADILAIAVGAVMFVAGEVIEHLYPASLISAILFIAAYVILGLGIIWTAVKNLAKGHVFDENFLMSVATLAAFAIGDFAEAVGVMLFYRVGELFEDIAVSRSRSQIMEAVDLRPEVVNIVHGDEAESIPAQDAKVGDIILIRPGDRIPLDGVIVEGRSQIDTSPVTGEPVPVNVYPGTEVYSGCVNDQGVLKMEVKKPLSESMVTRILDSVENAAASKPKIDRFITKFARIYTPVVVAVAVATAVIPSLVTGEWNHWIYTAITFLVISCPCALVLSVPLAFFSGIGAGSKRGILFKGGVAIEALKDVKAIVMDKTGTITKGNFVVQQVVSLKKLTQKQILTIAADCELSSTHPIGTSIVSAAREKNLELSSPKEAEEISGKGIRAVFPEGTVLCGSKGLLEKYGVDVSEYKSDLYGTEVLVAVDGELEGYLVVADVIKPEAGASVKRMKSQNLITAMLTGDARDNAMAVAKETGIDEVHAQLLPEDKLSHLKQIRKEHGSVMFVGDGINDAPVLAGADVGAAMGNGADAAIEAADVVFMTSSVDAIPEAVSIARKTGKIAMQNVVFALAIKFLIMILGFTGYANMWMAVFADTGVAMLCVLNSIRILYASQKSGNA
- a CDS encoding ArsR/SmtB family transcription factor; amino-acid sequence: MKKTEVECCDITCIHDDKVRTVRQRMPEEERLKELADFYKVFADATRIKILWILLESEMCVCDLAEILGMTQSAISHQLRVLKQMKLVKNRRDGKTVYYSLADGHIQTIISQGMEHIAE
- a CDS encoding heavy metal translocating P-type ATPase, with product MTEELKKRCIIYAVGVFVYVCGIAVTIQYTMTDRAKFIWFLAAYLIVGFDAFKVLEEKLAQKKFLTEYTLIILATIGAFGVARYVEGVLVMLLFELGMMFEAYSTDSAKRSIKELIDIRPEYATRKVHGKEFKVDPSALKLGHIIVIKPGERIPVDAVVVSGTTSIDTKALTGEAMPQSAWPGDRIYSGCINLNGVIEAKVTALYVDSTVTKIMEMVEEAQEKRAESEDFITRFSRIYTPAMLVCALLVMIYPPLTFSYGNWDTWIYRGLIFLVVACPCGLVMSIPIAFLGGIASAARQGIVIKGGNYLEDLSKADTFVFDKTGTLTEGIFKVKEVKAVGMDNDELLRIASHVESYSNHPIAQSLSEAYGKEINKSKVYRMREMPGYGVNATFEGERVYVGNKRLMDRQKVLCDEVSRNGTVVYVAIGKKYAGYIVIADSVKEDAKTTLQYLKEKCKAVLVMLTGDTKSSSLEVARRLKIDYAYAELMPEDKLEQLEDFLDLQDSTERLVCVGDGINDAPVLARADVGIAMGALGSAAAIEAADIILMEDELPRIVDAIKIAKETLRVVSQNISFALIVKVLILILATIGYFGMWEAILAEVGVMFAAILNAVWVVRYTV
- a CDS encoding tetratricopeptide repeat protein translates to MKYMKIALSVMAAAIVLTGCVKNPSEKGVEYLEDGKYKEAIEQFQDAIDSEVNAGDAYRGIGIAKWEQEDYEGAKEAFQNALDNGAKKTGTIYNFMGNCDMKLSRPESALNYFRLGIGQEDSSEELKKEMHFNMIVAYEQMKDWESAKAKLKEYLAEYPDDEAAKKELEFLETR
- a CDS encoding AraC family transcriptional regulator; this translates as MEQYVKKGYLNSEFRLFHLTDQETREVEYHYHDFDKITIFIKGNVNYMVEGKSYELIPYDIVLVKHNDIHRLIVDNSTVYERIIVYISPNFINAYQTDSYDLSYCFQKAEEEHSNVLRIPSLERSSLFRFITQLEKSFSDDGYAAGLYRQVLFLEFMIHLNRAARKNRLEFIDTDNCNVKVLDILRYINENLGRDLSIDHLADTFYISKYYMMRLFKQETGYTMGRYISQKRLLLAKDLILSGVPSTQACFDCGFKDYSTFSRSYKALFGESPRETLTFS